The genome window TTTTTTAACTCCACTAACATTTCCTGATAAATCAAATTGACTTTTATAAATTTCGAACAACTTTACATTAAACATAGAAGTAGCACTATCATACCAAATTGTAGAAGACGAATCGGTTGAAACTCCTGCTATATCAGTTGGCAAAGCAATAGAAGGTGCATAGAAATAAGAAACAACTTTTTTATATCCTAAATTTAACGGTTCCCACTTTTTTGTCATATCACCAGACCAATACCATAATCCTAATGCATCAATATCAGGAGTTGTATTCGTCGAAATAGCATTTGCATAAACAAGTGTTCCTGCTTTTAGATCTGTTGTAGACATCGCCTCTATTTGATTTCCACTCATCATTGGAAAAGCTACACCTGCTTTATCTCCACTTTTGTAATTTGCATCGATAGCTACATCAAGTGTTGCATTTGGATTAGATGTACCTATACCTACTTGTGCTAACAAAATGTTCATAAAACAAAATGAAATTGCTAATAATAAATTGATTTTCATAAATTTTTTGGAAATTTTGCGCAAAGGTATTGTTTTAATTATCAATAAGCTACTGATAACTAATTTATACCATTAATTATACTCATTAAATCATTATTAAAGTTTAAATTTACTCTTAAGAGAAAAAATACCTATTAATGCGAAGTACGAATTTATCTGAACTTAAGTTCCACCAAATTGTGGAAAATAAGTTTCAAATTTACAACAGTCTCTTTATGAGTCTGCCCTACGAAAAAATGCAAAATATCGGATCATTGATCCCGTTTTTGTACGATGAAAGTCAAAAAGGTTTACCTGAAGGTAAATCGCCAAATGAAATCATCAACAATTTTTTTGAGAAATACACTGATTTAAAAACCGAACAAGAGCAAATCGATTTGATGTTTCGAATGATACAATACATCGAGCGACAAGTTGTTTTGTTTGATAGTATCGAAGATGCTGCATTTCCGTCATTACATTCCGAAAATGAAAAAGGAAGTTTGGAAAGCATTTACCATATTGCGCAAGCGCAAGGTAAAATGGAGCAAGTAAAAACGAGAATTGAAGATTTTGTGACAAGAGTTGTTTTTACAGCACATCCAACACAATTTTATCCAACAAATGTTCAACAAATTATTCAGGATTTACGCGATGCTATTCAACAAGATTCGGTAAGTAAAATTGATTTATTGTTGCAACAATTAGGAAAAACACCTTTCATCAACGAAGAAAAACCGACACCTTACGATGAAGCAGTTTCGATTATTTATTATTTACGAAATGTGTATTATCAGACAATTGGACGATTGTATAACGAAATCAATCAATTGTTTTTTACAGAAAGTCAACCACTAAAATCTCCTGTCATTCAATTAGGTTTTTGGCCTGGAGGTGATCGCGATGGAAATCCTTTCGTTACAGCAGAAATTACGTGGAAAGTAGCAAGTTTATTGCGAACAAGTATCTTAAAAAATTATTACAATCATCTAAAAATTGTTCAAAGACGATTAACGTTCAAACATGTTACAGAGCCTTTAAAAGCGTTGAGTAATTTGATTTACGAAAATATGTTCAATGAAAATGGAACAATTACAATTGATGAAATCAAAACGCGCTTACAAACGATTCGTACAATTTTGATTGAACAACACAATGGTGTTTTCTTAGATATTCTGGACGATTTTATCACACGTGTTGATATTTTCGGATTGCATTTTGCTTCTTTGGATATTCGTCAAGATTCGCGTGTTCATCAAAAAGTAATTAACCAAATTGTTGAAAAATATACTGGAATTAATCTGAAAGATTTAAGCGAAGCAGAACAAATCGAATTGTTAACAAATCCTTCATTTACTGCTAAGCCTGAAGATTTTGAAGATGATATTGTGATTGATACGATCAAAAATGTTTATCAATTAAAAACAATTCAGCAACGAAATGGCGAATTAGGTGTTAACCGATACATTATTTCAAATTCTGAAACCATTTTCGATGTTTTAAATGTTTACGCTTTATTCAAATTTTGTGGTTACAAAGATGACGAAATTAAGTTTGATATTATGCCACTTTTCGAGACGATTAGAGGTTTAGATGGTGCTGAAAATACGATGAATAAATTGTATAATTTACCTATTTATGCACAACATTTAGAACGTAGAAAACAACGTCAATCAATTATGTTAGGATTTTCGGACGGAACAAAAGATGGCGGTTACATCAAAGCGAATTGGGAAATTTATCGTACCAAAGAAATCCTTTCGAATGTTTCGGATAAAAATCAAATCGAAGTTATTTTCTTTGATGGTCGTGGTGGACCTCCTGCACGTGGAGGAGGAAAAACGCACGAGTTTTACGCTTCTCAAGGGAAAACAATTGCAAATCACGAAATTCAAATTACAATTCAAGGGCAAACAATTACGTCGAATTATGGAACAATGCCGCAGGCAAAATATAATTTTGAACAATTGTACACGGCTGGTATTATTTCGGATGTTTTCTCGACAAGTACAAGTCAGATTTCGCCTGATGAACGCACATTGATTGATAAATTAGCCACAATTAGTTATCAGAAATACGAAGATTTGAAAGCGCATCCTTCATTTTTACCTTATTTAGAAAATATGAGTACGCTTAACTATTATGGAAAAACGAATATCGGAAGCCGTCCGAGTAAACGAGGTGGTGATAAAAAATTAGAGTTCGATGATTTGCGCGCTATTCCATTTGTGGGTTCTTGGAGTCAATTAAAACAAAATGTTCCAGGATATTTTGGTGTTGGAACGGCTATAAATGAATTGAAAAAACAAGGTCATTTAGAGGATGTAAAAGATTTATTCAAAAATTCGAGCTTCTTCAAAACGTTGATTCAAAATAGTATGATGTCGATGGAAAAAACTTATTTTCCATTAACTTCTTATATGAAAGATGATCCTGAATATGGTGAATTTTGGAATATTTTGCACGATGAATTTGAATTATCAAAAGCATTGTGTTTAGAAATTTCGGGTTACACAGAATTGATGCAAGATGAACCATTGAACAAATCTTCGGTACAAATGCGCGAAAAAATTGTGTTACCATTATTAACGATTCAACAATTTGCGTTGAACAAAATTCATCATGAAAGTGAATTCAAATCAGTCTATGAGCAAATTGTAATGCGTTCGTTATTCGGAAATATTAATGCGAGTCGAAATTCGGCTTAATTTTCAGAATATCTTAATACCTTCGCAACGATGGAAAAGATTATTTTAGGGATTGATCCTGGAACAATGGTGATGGGTTTTGGTTTGATTGAAGTCAAAAACAACAAAATAAAGTTGATTACTTTAGACGAATTGTTGTTGCATAAACTTCCGAATCAACAAACAAAATTGAAAAAGATTTTCGAAAAAACTTTAGCCATTATTGATCAATATCATCCTGATGAATTAGCCATTGAAGCGCAGTTTTTTGGCGTTAATGTTCAGTCTATGTTAAAACTTGGACGTGCGCAAGGCGTTTGTATTGCCGCTTGCCTGCATCGCGATATGCCTGTGGTAGAATATGCGCCAAAAAAAATTAAGATGGCGATTACCGGAAACGGAAATGCCTCGAAAGAACAAGTTGCGGGAATGTTACAGCATTTACTTGGATTGAAAGAAATTCCGAAACGTTTGGATGCCACAGATGGTCTTGCCGTTGCGGTTTGTCATTATCTAAATTCGGGTAAAACAACTGGAACGTCAAGTTCTTATTCGAGTTGGGATGCCTTTGTAAAAAATAATCCGAATCGAACAAAATAAAATATATTTGTAGTAGAATTAGCAACCTAATTCATAAAACATAAAACACATCAAATGAAAAAATATTTAATCGCTGCCTCAGTTTGTGCAACAGTTTTCTCTTCAGTGTTATTTTCTTGTAAAGATTCGACAGGAAAAAACAATACTGCAATCACTGAAATTGTTTCGAAAATTGAACAAAATAAATACAAAATTGGCGACAAAATCGATATTCCATTAACTAATTTGGATGGAATTACGAAAGTTGTAGTTTCGGTGGATGGACAAGAAGTTCCTGCTGATTTTACGATTGACGGAAAAACAATTGGATTAGGAAATCATACGGTTAATTTGAAATTTTTCAAAGGAGAAGAAGAAACAAATTCGCGCGATTTTACGTTTGTGGTTTATGCAAATGAGCCGGCTGCACAATGGAATTATGAAATTGTAGGAACTTATCCACATAATCCTGATTATTTTACGCAAGGTTTTTATTTCAAAAACGGAAATATTTTCGAAGGAACTGGACTTCGTGGAGGAAAAACGCGTTTGATTGAATATAAATTGGGTGCAACTGAGCCTACAAAATTATACCAAATTAAAGACGATGTTTTTGGAGAAGGAATTACAGAACTGAATGGTTTTATTTATCAATTAACATGGCAAGATCGTGTGATTTATAAATATGATTTAAACTTTAATCAAGTTCAGAAATTTGATATGCCAGCACAAATTATCGAAGGTTGGGGAATTACAACAATCGGTAAAGAATTAGCTGTAACAGAAGGTTCTCAACGAATTCATTTCTTCGACGAAAACTTTAATTATTTAAGAACTGTACAAGCTTTTGATAACACACAACCGTATAGTTATTTGAATGAAATTGAGTTTCACGATGGTTTAATTTATGCAAATGTTTACTTAAAATCTGGACATGCAGATAACAGTAATATTGTGGTAATTGATCCGCAAACTGGCGCTGTAAAAGCTGAGTTTAATTTCGCTGAATTGAAAGGAAAACAAGGAAATCCACAAGCACAAGAATTGAATGGAATCGCTTTCAAAGACAACGGAAATATGTTATTAACAGGTAAAAACTGGGATAAAATCTTTGAAATTAAGATTAAGAAGTAAAATATGGCTATTTGGCAATATAACGTCTTCTTAGTTCCATTGATTAATTTCGATAAAAAGTATCTAGAATTCATCAAACAAGAGGATTCTAATTACTTAAAAAGTACCGAATGTTTTTGGGAAGAAACCTTTATCAATAAAAATGAAATTGAATTAAAGATTGATAAATTTATTACAGATTATAAAAGTACAAGTGATAATTTTCTTTATTGGAAAGGAGATACTTCAAACTTTTATGATAATGATTCTTCTATAGCTTTTGATGAAAATGACAATATTAATTTTTTCAACTTCAGATTCGATTTAAGAAATGAAATTAATGTTATACAATCAGTTGATTTATTAATCGATATCGCGAAAGAATATCATCTAAAATTTATGAATGTTAAATATGATTTTTTTGAAGCTAAAAAAGAATTATTTATAGAAAACATTCATCAATCTAATGGATTTAAATTTCTTGAAGATCCAGAGAAATTTTTCGAAAACTTATAAAAAAGCAAAAAGCTCGACCTGCAAAATCGAGCTTTTCTTTTCAAAAATCATCTAAAAAATTATAAGTAAAAATTTTTAGTTATGAGAGATCTATAACCAAAATTGATCTTTCCAATCTGTGTTAGTTAAAAGTGAATTAAATTGTTCTTTAATTACTTTTAACTTTTTTTGTGTTGCATTTTTCTCAAATTCAGAAAACATCTGTTTCTCCTCAAATCTGATATGCAAATCCAATTCTTCTTCGATATAAATCAAACTTTTCATCGGATTTTTTGCATCTATTTTGAACAAGCGTCTCAAACGTCTATGCTCTTTCAATGCTCTTTTTACCAAGTAATGATCTTCATCCAAAAGCGAAAACAAGTAATTCTCTTCTATCTCAAATTTTTTGAATAACACTTTTTCCCCATACCAATTTACATAATCAACAATTCGTTGAATATCCACTCCATTGTCTATTCCAGCACGAATATTCCAACAAAAAAATAATGTCTTATGATGTCTTTCGCACGCTTCATTTAGATTTACTGTTACAGTATAACTCATATGAGAAGCAGTTGTTTGAGGAAGTTCTATTAATAGGTTCATTGTTGTAATTTTTTAATTCGGATAATCGGATATTTTTATCTTATTTTTAATCAAATTTTTTTAATGCTTAAGAAAAGCTATTCCTTTCTCAAGATCATCAATCAAATTAAACATCGATGTCTTTTCTAGCATTCCTCGCAAATCATTACGAATTGCAAAAACACGGCTATGTAAAGCACAAGGTTTGTTAGCATCGCATTCTACTAAACCTAAAATGCAACTGTGATAAAGACCATCTCCATCAATCGCTTTGATGATATTCACTAATTTGATATCTTCTAAATGCGCTGCATCCATTTGGAAACCTCCCATTTTTCCTTTGACAGATGAAATCACATTTGCTTTAACTAATTGTTGAAGAATTTTGGCTGTATAAGCTTCTGGAGAATTAATCGAATTTGCAATTTGTTTTAAATTGACTCTCTTTCCTTCTACAGATTCTTGTGCAATAAACACACAAGCCTTAATTCCATATTCGCACGCTTTAGAAAACATTAATTTCTTTTATTCATTATAAATTATGAAGCAAATATACAACTAATTTTAATTCGGACAAATTTATCTTATTAAATTTTTAAAAATAAAAAAACCACTCAAAATTGAGTGGTTTAATGTTATCTGAAAAGAAAATTTCTTAATCCTCGTCTTCGTCTTGATCAGCATCCTTAACAGCGTTACGAGAAGTACGAATAGCTACTACTACTGCGTTATCTGGATGAGCGAATGTGTAGTTATCATTTTTCAATGTTTCTACATACATTTTGTGACCAATTCTCATTGGAGTGATATCGATTTCGATTTCGTCTGGTAAGTTTGCTGGAATAGCACGAACTTTTAATTTACGCATGTTGAAACGTAAAACCCCACCAGCTACTAAACCACGAGCACGTCCTACTAAACGAACTGGAACTTCCATAGTTACTGGTTTGTCCTCGTTTAATTGGTAAAAATCTACGTGTAAGATTTTATCCGTTACTGGGTGAAATTGGATGTCTTGTAAAATTGCTTGAATTTTAGCTCCATCAGCTAACTCGATAGTTGCTGTATGAGCATCTGGAGTGTAAACTAATGATTTGAATGCTTTTTCATCAGCTGAAAAGTGGATAGGCTCTCCAGAACCGTAAACCACACAAGGTACTTGTTCAGCATTACGTAGGTTACGTGTAGCCACTTTACCTAAGTCTTCTCTTTTTACACCTTGAATTGTAATTGACTTCATAATAATATGTATATAATAAAAATAATTTAAATTTAAGTTAAATCATTAGATAACAAAACGTTGGCTAATAGATTTATTGCTATGTACTAAATGCATAACATCAGCAAAAAGCGGAGCGCAAGATAATACTTTTATTTTAGATACGGAAGTATTTTTTAATGGAATACTATCAGTTATAGCAATTTCCGTTAACAAAGAGTTATCAAGACGCTCATAAGCTGGTCCAGATAAAACTCCGTGCGTTGCAATTGCACGAACAGATTTTGCTCCTTTTTCCATAATCAATTCAGCAGCTTTAGCAAGTGTACCCGCTGTATCAATCATATCATCTACTAAAATAACATTTTTACCTTCTACCTCACCGATTAACATCATGCTATCAACTTGGTTTGCAACTTTACGTTCTTTGTGACAAATTACGATATCTGCATTAAGGTATTTAGCATATGTATTTGCACGTTTAGCACCACCCATGTCTGGAGAAGCGATACAAATATTATCTAAACCTAAACCTTTGATATACTCAACAAAAATTGTTGAAGCGAATAAATGATCAACAGGAACTTCAAAAAATCCTTGTATTTGATCAGCGTGTAAATCCATAGTCATTACACGAGTTGCTCCAGCTGTCATTAACATTTTTGCAACTAATTTTGCTCCAATTGGCACACGTGGTGCATCCTTACGATCTTGACGAGCAAAACCAAAATAAGGAATAACAACTGTAATACTTTTAGCAGATGCGCGTTTTGCAGCATCACACATTAAAAGTAATTCCATTAAATTGTCTGTTGGTTGCATTGTTGAACCAATTAAGAAAACGCGAGCACCGCGAATTGGTTGTTCAAAAGCTGGCACAAATTCGCCATCGCTAAACTCTACAATTTTAGATTTACCAAGTTCTTGACCATATTGATCGGCAATTTTTTGTGCTAATTCTAATGATCCTCTGGTTGAAAAAAGAAATGCTGATTGTTCCATTGTTTGTTTTGGGAAATATTTGTGCAAAAATAATTTAAATGATTTGAAAATGATATAAGAAAACTAAAAATTAATTTCGGCACAATTATTGAAGTTCTTTTTAACTCATTAAACTAATCAACAAGAGAATTATATGATTTTCGTTAGTAATAGGCGTTTTTAACAGTTTTTTATTGATTCGTTTTTAAGTATTTATATAATTTTGTAATTAAATATATCCTCATGAAAAAGATTTCATACCTATTAAGTGTAATTGGATTAGGAATTTTTGCTCAAGCGCAAGAAACTACTGAGACAGTTAACAACGATTACAACAAATGGTCTATCGAGGCCAATGGAGGTGCTGTAAAAGCACGTAAAGCTTTCACTCCTGGTTACTATTCTGAAACGCCAAGTTTCTATCATGCTGATTTTGGAGTTCGTTACATGTTCAACAATAAGTTTGGTTTAAAATTAGACGGTGGATATGATCGTATCAAAGAAGGTGAAGATGTAGCTCGTTTCCGTTCTAATTATTACCGTGTAGATTTACAAGGGGTTGCGAACTTAGGACGAATCATGAATTTTGAAACATGGACAAATAGAATTGGTTTATTAGCGCATGGTGGTGCAGGTTATTCTTGGATGAATAATGACGCAACAAAAGGTGCTGATGGTAAAGTTTTCGATGACAATGATAACATGGTAAATGTTATGGTTGGTTTAACTCCTCAGTTAAGATTAACAGATCGTGTTGTATTAACAGGAGACGTTTCTTATGTAAGAAATATTCGTCAAAACGTAGCTTTTGATGGAAATTCTGAAATTTCAGGTTCTGGATTTGGAGGTGAAATTTGGAATGCTACCTTAGGTTTAACTTTCTACTTAGGTAAAAACCAAAAACATGCTGACTGGGTTTACGAACCAACTCGTTCTGACTTAGAAGATCGTATTTCTAACATCGAACAAATGTTAAAAGATACTGATGGTGATGGTGTTGCTGATTACTTAGATCAAGAGCCAGATTCAGCTCCAGGCGCTGTTGTTGACACTCACGGTGTTACAATTGACCACAATGGAAACGGAATTCCAGATAATATTGAAGAATACATTAAACAAAATGCAGGAGGAAATACAACTATCGTTAATGATGCTGATTTCTTAGAGCAAATGATTAACTCTGGTATTATCAACGTTTACTTTGATTACAATTCTGATAAA of Empedobacter falsenii contains these proteins:
- a CDS encoding phosphoenolpyruvate carboxylase, whose translation is MSLPYEKMQNIGSLIPFLYDESQKGLPEGKSPNEIINNFFEKYTDLKTEQEQIDLMFRMIQYIERQVVLFDSIEDAAFPSLHSENEKGSLESIYHIAQAQGKMEQVKTRIEDFVTRVVFTAHPTQFYPTNVQQIIQDLRDAIQQDSVSKIDLLLQQLGKTPFINEEKPTPYDEAVSIIYYLRNVYYQTIGRLYNEINQLFFTESQPLKSPVIQLGFWPGGDRDGNPFVTAEITWKVASLLRTSILKNYYNHLKIVQRRLTFKHVTEPLKALSNLIYENMFNENGTITIDEIKTRLQTIRTILIEQHNGVFLDILDDFITRVDIFGLHFASLDIRQDSRVHQKVINQIVEKYTGINLKDLSEAEQIELLTNPSFTAKPEDFEDDIVIDTIKNVYQLKTIQQRNGELGVNRYIISNSETIFDVLNVYALFKFCGYKDDEIKFDIMPLFETIRGLDGAENTMNKLYNLPIYAQHLERRKQRQSIMLGFSDGTKDGGYIKANWEIYRTKEILSNVSDKNQIEVIFFDGRGGPPARGGGKTHEFYASQGKTIANHEIQITIQGQTITSNYGTMPQAKYNFEQLYTAGIISDVFSTSTSQISPDERTLIDKLATISYQKYEDLKAHPSFLPYLENMSTLNYYGKTNIGSRPSKRGGDKKLEFDDLRAIPFVGSWSQLKQNVPGYFGVGTAINELKKQGHLEDVKDLFKNSSFFKTLIQNSMMSMEKTYFPLTSYMKDDPEYGEFWNILHDEFELSKALCLEISGYTELMQDEPLNKSSVQMREKIVLPLLTIQQFALNKIHHESEFKSVYEQIVMRSLFGNINASRNSA
- the ruvC gene encoding crossover junction endodeoxyribonuclease RuvC; this translates as MEKIILGIDPGTMVMGFGLIEVKNNKIKLITLDELLLHKLPNQQTKLKKIFEKTLAIIDQYHPDELAIEAQFFGVNVQSMLKLGRAQGVCIAACLHRDMPVVEYAPKKIKMAITGNGNASKEQVAGMLQHLLGLKEIPKRLDATDGLAVAVCHYLNSGKTTGTSSSYSSWDAFVKNNPNRTK
- a CDS encoding glutaminyl-peptide cyclotransferase, whose product is MKKYLIAASVCATVFSSVLFSCKDSTGKNNTAITEIVSKIEQNKYKIGDKIDIPLTNLDGITKVVVSVDGQEVPADFTIDGKTIGLGNHTVNLKFFKGEEETNSRDFTFVVYANEPAAQWNYEIVGTYPHNPDYFTQGFYFKNGNIFEGTGLRGGKTRLIEYKLGATEPTKLYQIKDDVFGEGITELNGFIYQLTWQDRVIYKYDLNFNQVQKFDMPAQIIEGWGITTIGKELAVTEGSQRIHFFDENFNYLRTVQAFDNTQPYSYLNEIEFHDGLIYANVYLKSGHADNSNIVVIDPQTGAVKAEFNFAELKGKQGNPQAQELNGIAFKDNGNMLLTGKNWDKIFEIKIKK
- a CDS encoding hemerythrin domain-containing protein encodes the protein MNLLIELPQTTASHMSYTVTVNLNEACERHHKTLFFCWNIRAGIDNGVDIQRIVDYVNWYGEKVLFKKFEIEENYLFSLLDEDHYLVKRALKEHRRLRRLFKIDAKNPMKSLIYIEEELDLHIRFEEKQMFSEFEKNATQKKLKVIKEQFNSLLTNTDWKDQFWL
- a CDS encoding RrF2 family transcriptional regulator, translating into MFSKACEYGIKACVFIAQESVEGKRVNLKQIANSINSPEAYTAKILQQLVKANVISSVKGKMGGFQMDAAHLEDIKLVNIIKAIDGDGLYHSCILGLVECDANKPCALHSRVFAIRNDLRGMLEKTSMFNLIDDLEKGIAFLKH
- a CDS encoding 50S ribosomal protein L25/general stress protein Ctc, with protein sequence MKSITIQGVKREDLGKVATRNLRNAEQVPCVVYGSGEPIHFSADEKAFKSLVYTPDAHTATIELADGAKIQAILQDIQFHPVTDKILHVDFYQLNEDKPVTMEVPVRLVGRARGLVAGGVLRFNMRKLKVRAIPANLPDEIEIDITPMRIGHKMYVETLKNDNYTFAHPDNAVVVAIRTSRNAVKDADQDEDED
- a CDS encoding ribose-phosphate pyrophosphokinase; its protein translation is MEQSAFLFSTRGSLELAQKIADQYGQELGKSKIVEFSDGEFVPAFEQPIRGARVFLIGSTMQPTDNLMELLLMCDAAKRASAKSITVVIPYFGFARQDRKDAPRVPIGAKLVAKMLMTAGATRVMTMDLHADQIQGFFEVPVDHLFASTIFVEYIKGLGLDNICIASPDMGGAKRANTYAKYLNADIVICHKERKVANQVDSMMLIGEVEGKNVILVDDMIDTAGTLAKAAELIMEKGAKSVRAIATHGVLSGPAYERLDNSLLTEIAITDSIPLKNTSVSKIKVLSCAPLFADVMHLVHSNKSISQRFVI
- a CDS encoding OmpA family protein, producing MKKISYLLSVIGLGIFAQAQETTETVNNDYNKWSIEANGGAVKARKAFTPGYYSETPSFYHADFGVRYMFNNKFGLKLDGGYDRIKEGEDVARFRSNYYRVDLQGVANLGRIMNFETWTNRIGLLAHGGAGYSWMNNDATKGADGKVFDDNDNMVNVMVGLTPQLRLTDRVVLTGDVSYVRNIRQNVAFDGNSEISGSGFGGEIWNATLGLTFYLGKNQKHADWVYEPTRSDLEDRISNIEQMLKDTDGDGVADYLDQEPDSAPGAVVDTHGVTIDHNGNGIPDNIEEYIKQNAGGNTTIVNDADFLEQMINSGIINVYFDYNSDKPYQQSVGGIKFVSEYLKAKPNAQIDILGYADPVGSDSYNKNLSRRRAENVKAILVSQGANASQLTTVGEGEDKEFKNSQVSSHQLARRVVFRVK